One stretch of Kluyveromyces marxianus DMKU3-1042 DNA, complete genome, chromosome 8 DNA includes these proteins:
- the DOT6 gene encoding SANT/Myb-like DNA-binding domain-containing protein, which produces MTAPKNVSSRTPSSWEPQDDVLLRHLKEVKHLGWKEIAQYFMNRTPNACQFRWRRLKSGSLKTAKSTDDEDELPELSTELAALQGFTNGNPGAAAGAGNGAGPGAGPGTVPGSGNAQGHSMLSVDPAHAADSTSAKKKSSSVGPMPMPVPMPIPTSKVTNGAVLSSPHGNSFGLLPGNRASVTLGSSVSSSVNGLVHSGSLSKSPFSNASPATTHGKFIKPRSSSHSHDGPLAGGPHFNDQEENFGFIPKVFIKSRRGSAVVMNNSGINNSIGNLAATGIAATPQSTTLNLSTSNLASTKSRKNSFSSRSRRSSFNVTSDRHFIPLTSNASSRRSSVVALPSASTPQSKPRRDSFTTSQSTSRSNSISQFRRGSIQAGYIDMPSAKQNFASPPPPPIPQQQHQQQHQQHQQPHIHGQSSAIHGPINNPHAKPWSDDEDKLLVEKRQLYHLSIDELSILLPHRSEQEIQWRMESLQISSIDTMNSVPIANEIANSNAVSSPLADDVNSSSYSPDTAVEEQDDIVDDDVDVDIEIVGRMEDSVAPTQLRDNSPTFSQTSSTGSSARERSPVFSPDTHSLRDQSPTISDGNGSSLYSNRAPSHSVPKQIRQVSTSTTQHHQHHNHHPISNHHANPHHQQHQISELTPNPSQSPQLTHQQLPQPSSQPLPSLNTIFKHII; this is translated from the coding sequence ATGACAGCACCCAAGAACGTTTCCAGCAGGACTCCAAGTTCATGGGAGCCTCAGGACGATGTTCTTTTGCGACACTTAAAAGAGGTTAAGCACTTGGGGTGGAAAGAGATTGCGCAGTATTTCATGAATAGAACTCCTAATGCTTGTCAGTTTCGTTGGAGAAGATTAAAGTCCGGAAGTCTAAAGACGGCAAAGAGTACagatgacgaagacgaGCTTCCAGAATTGTCCACAGAGCTAGCCGCATTGCAAGGTTTCACAAATGGGAATCCAGGTGCCGCTGCTGGTGCAGGTAACGGTGCAGGCCCCGGTGCAGGCCCCGGTACTGTACCGGGATCTGGAAACGCACAAGGACATTCTATGCTGAGCGTAGATCCTGCACATGCAGCAGATTCAACATCggcaaaaaagaagagctcCTCCGTCGGCCCTATGCCTATGCCTGTACCCATGCCGATTCCTACTTCCAAGGTAACTAATGGAGCAGTTCTGTCGTCTCCCCACGGCAATAGTTTTGGGCTATTACCGGGAAATAGAGCGTCAGTGACTCTTGGGTCGAGCGTCTCATCGTCTGTAAACGGGCTTGTACATTCCGGATCGTTGTCGAAGTCTCCGTTTTCTAACGCTTCTCCAGCAACTACACATGGCAAGTTCATCAAGCCTCGTTCCTCATCTCACTCCCATGATGGACCTCTCGCAGGTGGACCCCACTTCAATGACCAAGAGGAAAACTTTGGCTTTATTCCCAAAGTATTCATAAAAAGCAGACGTGGATCGGCTGTCGTGATGAACAACAGTGgtatcaacaacagcatcGGAAACCTTGCTGCAACGGGGATCGCTGCAACTCCACAGTCAACCACTCTAAATCTTTCAACCTCAAATTTGGCTTCcacaaaatcaagaaagaattcCTTCTCCTCACGTTCCAGACGTTCATCGTTTAACGTCACTTCGGATAGACATTTTATTCCATTGACTTCAAACGCGTCTTCAAGGAGATCATCGGTTGTGGCTTTGCCTTCAGCATCAACTCCTCAATCGAAGCCAAGAAGGGATAGTTTCACCACCAGTCAATCTACTTCTAGAAGTAACTCCATCTCTCAGTTTAGACGTGGTTCTATCCAAGCTGGCTATATCGATATGCCTTCAGCTAAACAAAATTTCGCttcaccaccaccacctcctattccacaacaacaacatcaacagcaacaccagcaacatcaacaacctCATATTCATGGTCAATCAAGTGCAATTCACGGACCTATCAACAATCCTCATGCTAAACCTTGGtcagatgatgaagataaatTGCTTGTTGAGAAAAGACAGCTATACCATTTATCTATAGATGAGCTTTCTATTTTGCTACCTCATAGATCAGAGCAAGAAATTCAATGGAGAATGGAATCGTTACAAATATCATCCATTGATACAATGAATTCAGTCCCAATTGCTAATGAAATTGCAAATTCTAATGCTGTTTCTAGCCCTCTTGCAGACGACGttaattcttcatcatacTCCCCAGATACAGCcgttgaagaacaagatgaTATAGTTGATGACGATGTGGATGTAGACATCGAAATTGTAGGAAGAATGGAAGACTCAGTGGCTCCAACCCAACTGAGGGATAATTCTCCAACCTTCTCTCAAACCTCTTCAACCGGCTCTTCTGCTCGTGAAAGATCACCTGTCTTCTCCCCTGATACGCATTCTTTAAGGGACCAATCACCAACAATATCAGATGGAAACGGCTCATCCTTGTATAGCAATAGGGCTCCATCACATTCTGTCCCAAAGCAAATTCGTCAGGTAAGCACATCTACTACACAACACCATCAACATCACAATCATCATCCTATTTCAAACCATCACGCCaatcctcatcatcagcaACATCAGATTTCTGAACTCACTCCGAATCCTTCCCAGTCTCCACAGCTGACTCATCAACAACTTCCACAACCATCAAGCCAACCATTACCAAGCTTGAACACAATTTTCAAACatattatttga
- a CDS encoding 3'-5'-exodeoxyribonuclease encodes MIHRAAAQLLRKYTTANMTAGVSTSPKYFDIGFNISDHMFRGIYHEKQQHESDIPNILNRCVVTNVKKLLITGSSIKESQHSIDVVSQFASSTPVSLYYTIGVHPCHVNEFVPEHGQSYWKPDQTEEAPFEIVDHAFTQGKLRELYDLYKRQEASDAGRFKAIGEIGLDYDRLNYSGIAIQKLFFIEQLKLSCFFPNKPLFLHLRSCTEDFMEILEMFIKGFNDTKDTFNYKELIDGTVAGGPRINEDGSIFYKFTDTRKFVVHSFTGSVSDLRKLRDSSENCYFSVNGCSMRTEESIEMISAMPLDKLLLETDAPWCDIRRTHASFKFLNKSCDATIADSWDHGLSDAYPQLDSWFKSVKKEKLRGIEREKWDEYMVKSRNEPCTMGHVATAVANIKGVPLSELVDQVWHNSCLVFDVESH; translated from the coding sequence ATGATCCATAGAGCAGCAGCCCAGTTGCTAAGAAAATACACAACTGCCAATATGACTGCTGGTGTATCGACATCTCCAAAGTACTTTGACATTGGCTTCAATATCTCGGACCATATGTTTCGTGGAATATACCACgagaagcagcagcacgAGTCGGATATACCGAACATTTTGAACCGTTGCGTGGTCACAAATGTTAAGAAACTTCTCATTACAGGCTCGTCCATTAAGGAATCGCAGCATTCGATCGATGTTGTATCGCAGTTTGCGTCTTCGACGCCAGTTTCGTTGTACTATACCATTGGGGTGCATCCATGCCATGTGAACGAATTTGTGCCTGAGCATGGGCAATCGTACTGGAAGCCTGACCAAACGGAAGAGGCGCCGTTTGAAATAGTGGATCATGCGTTCACGCAAGGTAAATTGCGTGAGTTGTACGATTTGTACAAAAGACAGGAGGCTAGCGATGCCGGGAGATTTAAAGCCATTGGTGAGATTGGGCTAGATTATGATAGACTTAATTACTCGGGGATTGCAATTCAGAAGCTGTTTTTCATTGAGCAGCTCAAACTGAGCTGTTTCTTCCCGAACAAACCGTTGTTCTTGCATTTGAGAAGTTGTACTGAGGATTTCATGGAGATTTTGGAAATGTTCATTAAAGGGTTCAATGATACAAAGGACACATTTAACTACAAAGAATTGATAGATGGAACGGTGGCCGGTGGGCCCAGGATAAACGAGGATGGCTCTATTTTCTATAAATTCACCGATACAAGGAAATTTGTAGTTCACTCATTTACGGGCTCTGTGTCGGACTTGAGAAAACTACGTGATTCTTCCGAAAACTGCTATTTCAGTGTCAACGGTTGCTCCATGAGGACGGAAGAAAGCATTGAGATGATTTCAGCAATGCCTCTTGATAAATTGTTGCTCGAAACTGACGCCCCTTGGTGTGATATAAGAAGGACTCACGCAtctttcaagtttttgaacaaatctTGTGACGCAACGATAGCCGATTCATGGGACCATGGACTCTCCGATGCTTATCCGCAGTTAGACTCGTGGTTCAAGTCGgtcaaaaaagaaaaactaaGAGGTATTGAGCGTGAAAAGTGGGACGAATATATGGTAAAATCAAGGAATGAGCCATGTACCATGGGACATGTGGCTACCGCTGTAGCCAATATCAAGGGTGTCCCATTGTCTGAATTAGTAGATCAAGTGTGGCATAACTCTTGTCTAGTCTTCGATGTAGAATCTCATTAA
- the PTC2 gene encoding PP2C family serine/threonine-protein phosphatase, with amino-acid sequence MGQILSNPVIDKEQESGGDALTAFGLCAMQGWRMSMEDSHIVDLNIAKDASEHLAYYCVFDGHGGSSVAQFCGSQFSKILQKQESFKKHAYKQALLECFIAADEELLKDPVLANDHSGCTATTLLISKLQNVMICANSGDSRTVLSKDHIAKALSYDHKPTLKSEYSRIVAADGFVEMDRVNGNLALSRAIGDFEFKSNPELSPHEQIVTCVPDLIEHSIDYDQDEFVILACDGIWDCLTSQDCVNMVHWGLKKGLTLEEISSKIIDVCCSPTTEGTGIGCDNMSIIIVALLKPGEDEAAWSKRILSKNFEPPISFENQRRAVFHFYDFPENDDHVFEVTNRRESDDLDDNNERKGGAQGRGASSLANLEAILGSGGIQITPGENNLSYIHGTALSEVLASLSGGIRSQIEEDEEDQEGQEENADDSQQQQGKPKKN; translated from the coding sequence ATGGGTCAAATATTGTCGAATCCTGTTATTGATAAGGAGCAAGAATCTGGCGGTGATGCACTAACGGCGTTTGGGCTGTGTGCGATGCAGGGGTGGCGTATGTCAATGGAGGATTCGCATATTGTTGATTTGAATATCGCGAAAGATGCGTCTGAGCATTTGGCGTACTACTGTGTTTTTGATGGGCACGGCGGGTCTAGTGTTGCGCAGTTTTGCGGGTCGCAGTTTTCCAAGATTTTGCAAAAGCAAGAATCCTTTAAGAAGCATGCTTACAAGCAGGCTTTGTTGGAGTGTTTCATTGCTGCTGACGAGgagttgttgaaggatCCAGTGTTGGCGAATGACCATAGCGGGTGCACGGCTACGACGTTGTTGATTTCCAAGTTACAGAACGTGATGATTTGTGCAAATTCGGGAGACTCGAGAACAGTACTCTCTAAAGACCACATTGCGAAGGCCTTATCGTACGACCACAAGCCTACACTAAAGAGTGAGTACTCGAGAATTGTGGCTGCTGATGGATTCGTCGAGATGGACCGTGTGAATGGTAACTTGGCGCTTTCGCGTGCCATTGGTGACTTCGAGTTCAAGTCCAATCCAGAATTGTCCCCACACGAACAGATTGTAACGTGTGTACCAGATTTGATTGAACATTCGATAGACTACGACCAAGATGAGTTTGTTATACTAGCATGTGATGGTATTTGGGACTGTTTGACTTCCCAAGACTGTGTCAATATGGTGCATTGGGGTTTGAAAAAGGGCCTAACCTTGGAGGAAATTAGCTCCAAAATCATCGACGTTTGTTGTTCACCAACAACGGAAGGTACCGGTATCGGTTGTGATAATATGAGTATCATCATCGTTGCTTTGCTAAAACCTGGCGAAGATGAGGCTGCTTGGAGTAAACGTATATTGAGCAAGAACTTCGAACCACCAATCTCTTttgaaaaccaaagaagagCCGTGTTCCATTTCTACGACTTCCCAGAAAATGATGACCACGTCTTTGAAGTAACGAACAGGAGAGAATCTGATGATCTTGACGACAACAATGAGAGAAAAGGAGGCGCTCAAGGTAGAGGCGCTTCAAGCCTTGCTAACTTGGAAGCCATTCTTGGTTCCGGTGGTATCCAAATAACACCAGGCGAGAATAACCTGTCTTACATCCATGGGACTGCATTGTCGGAAGTCTTGGCTTCGTTGAGTGGTGGAATAAGGTCccaaattgaagaagatgaagaagatcaagaaggtcAAGAGGAGAACGCAGACGActcacaacaacaacaaggtaaaccaaaaaagaactgA
- the PTH2 gene encoding aminoacyl-tRNA hydrolase, protein MAPSSLNLAVLFSLSALSLTTGYYLGQVTPSRKDEIQELLKQAKIKAEKEEDQDDGDEDEDEDEDEDDDEGIEVDSICLNDIPGEVRMALVIRQDLGMTKGKIAAQCCHAALACFRLIACDPSKASYNPDMTHRWLARGQAKITLKCPDKETMDELFAKAIALGVNSYVVHDAGRTQIAAGSATVLGLGPAPKAILDQITGDLKLY, encoded by the coding sequence ATGGCACCTTCGTCATTAAACCTAGCTGTACTTTTTTCCCTGTCGGCTCTATCACTGACTACCGGCTATTACCTTGGTCAAGTAACACCATCTCGGAAGGATGAAATACAAGAGTTGTTAAAGCAAGCTAAAATCAAAGCTGAGAAAGAGGAGGATCAGGATGATGGCGAcgaggatgaggatgaagatgaagatgaggacgatgatgaaggtATTGAGGTTGACTCTATCTGTTTAAATGATATTCCTGGCGAAGTAAGGATGGCATTGGTTATAAGACAAGATCTAGGAATGACAAAAGGGAAGATTGCAGCACAATGCTGCCATGCAGCCCTAGCCTGTTTTAGACTTATTGCATGCGATCCAAGCAAGGCATCTTATAATCCGGATATGACGCATAGATGGTTGGCTAGAGGACAAGCCAAGATCACTTTGAAATGTCCGGACAAAGAAACTATGGATGAGCTATTTGCCAAGGCCATTGCATTGGGTGTGAATTCTTATGTGGTTCACGACGCTGGAAGAACACAAATTGCTGCCGGAAGCGCTACCGTTTTGGGATTGGGGCCTGCTCCAAAAGCTATTCTTGACCAAATAACAGGTGATCTCAAGCTATACTAG
- the SHP1 gene encoding protein phosphatase regulator SHP1 produces MSDESIQQFMALTNASANVASDYLKQFEDMEEAVNAYYAAQQGDFEQHDSTEYGAATTAAEGSSHSEGADEDVSYARTLSGQKIAVPRSTPSPSLNKSKSKPKSKIQSFSDMLRGGDDEDEDRNTFAGGETSGLEITDPHANDSNSLIRDLLEKARRGGQRAGEGDDSDGNESNGEKQQHHFTGRGYRLGSDLSAPPMVVEDNTPQESERPKKVTREITFWKEGFQVGDGKLYRYDDPENSFYLKELNQGRAPLQLLDVAFGQEVDVTVYKKLDESYVPPKRKLGGFQGTGKRLGSPIPGDIVQSQSSTPSPAVASESKAATEEPKPEQIGDTSVQIRYASGKREVLRCNSTDTIRFLYQHVKENTEGNRTFTLSHAFPIKSIDAFDSTIKEQDLCNAVVVQRWV; encoded by the coding sequence ATGTCAGACGAAAGTATTCAACAGTTTATGGCTTTAACGAACGCCTCTGCTAATGTTGCCTCCGATTATTTGAAACAGTTTGAAGACATGGAAGAAGCAGTGAATGCGTACTATGCGGCCCAACAGGGTGATTTCGAACAGCATGATAGCACAGAATATGGAGCTGctactactgctgctgaagGCTCTTCTCATTCGGAAGGTgcagatgaagatgttTCTTATGCAAGGACCCTTAGTGGCCAAAAGATTGCTGTTCCTAGATCGACACCTTCCCCATCTTTAAATAAAAGCAAGTCTAAGCCCAAGTCCAAGATCCAATCTTTTTCAGATATGTTGAGGggtggtgatgatgaagatgaagaccGTAATACGTTTGCTGGTGGTGAGACTTCAGGTCTTGAGATCACGGATCCTCATGCCAATGATTCGAATTCTCTAATTAGAGATTTGTTGGAGAAAGCTCGTAGGGGAGGCCAGAGGGCTGGTGAAGGGGATGATAGTGATGGGAACGAATCTAATGGcgaaaaacaacaacatcactTTACTGGCAGGGGTTACAGGTTGGGTTCGGACCTTTCTGCACCTCCAATGGTAGTTGAAGACAATACACCACAAGAGTCAGAAAGACCAAAGAAGGTGACCAGAGAGATCACATTCTGGAAGGAAGGGTTCCAGGTTGGAGATGGTAAGTTATATCGTTACGATGACCCAGAAAATAGCTTCtatttgaaggaattgaacCAGGGTAGAGCGCCATTACAATTACTTGACGTTGCGTTTGGCCAAGAAGTGGACGTTACAGTGTACAAGAAACTAGATGAGTCTTATGTGCCACCCAAGAGAAAGCTGGGTGGGTTCCAAGGTACCGGTAAGAGGCTAGGGTCCCCAATCCCAGGAGATATTGTGCAGTCTCAATCGTCGACCCCTTCCCCAGCTGTAGCTTCTGAATCCAAAGCAGCAACAGAGGAGCCAAAACCAGAACAGATCGGAGATACCAGTGTACAGATTAGGTATGCATCCGGCAAAAGAGAAGTCTTACGCTGCAACTCAACAGATACTATCAGATTCTTGTACCAGCATGTAAAGGAGAACACCGAGGGAAACAGAACTTTCACCTTGAGTCACGCATTCCCAATAAAAAGCATCGATGCATTCGACTCTACtataaaagaacaagacTTATGCAATGCCGTGGTGGTCCAAAGATGGGTatga
- the SAS3 gene encoding histone acetyltransferase yields MTTTSKVHRLIKELLIDDNVHSKVQEDLWNNDGSEPQRKRTRDRADLKAESEKMEGEEKQPEKKKRTIPVDWNDLNPNVQFSNGHQVITIRYNPLKLLSFDKVLNRDFKIQESMPSSVNDVDFEIYENANLLTSIDNDSNLPYRGAIKIAQEYSTNKTIPRVKDREFFLHLLRKSQPAAQFNGNTLLAYPNDQDHDYDKKRLKSVGPVITPSTSSVEYIYFQNYEIKTWYKAPYPEEYNKNKILYICDKCLKYMSSKYVYYRHQLKCDCSHPPGNQIYRDDDQGFAIWEVDGRENVIYCQNLCLLAKLFLNSKTLYYDVEPFMFYAITVWENDEWKFVGYFSKEKLNSTGYNLSCILTLPHYQRRGIGHLLMDFSYLLSRREFKLGTPEKPLSDLGLISYRFFWKNKMIQTLYMLFEQLGESFICTINDLSNLTGMNHSDVIYGLEQIGCLYKYKDETDKWNYVVKIKDWSKLAEQYHETKSKMKYTLKSSKLVWKPVIFGPSCGINAVGTMVETNVLPKKTHSSIDTASSRDTFKDSISVLTNFMSDDIADPRTMEEIALDKIKAQKSEINLNDKNFVPAYTLPKPIRDKAIRSSRMKAESSVPESKPAAPTVEEENFVEDVEEDDVEDIEEEENIAEDESFSSADAEAEEEDEDVDEDEEEVEEDEGSQLPSKPLQTESFTISRSLRNSRPKAEQGTETDLSPRPQRVLRHR; encoded by the coding sequence ATGACTACGACAAGCAAAGTTCACAGGCTTATCAAAGAGCTGTTAATAGATGATAACGTCCATTCGAAAGTTCAAGAGGATTTATGGAATAACGACGGTTCAGAACCGCAGAGGAAACGTACCAGAGATAGAGCTGATCTTAAAGCCGAATCAGAAAAGAtggaaggagaagaaaaacaaccggagaagaaaaaaagaacaattcCTGTAGATTGGAATGATCTTAACCCTAATGTACAGTTTTCTAATGGGCATCAGGTAATAACCATTCGTTACAATCCATTGAAGCTACTTTCCTTCGATAAAGTATTGAATAGAGACTTCAAAATCCAGGAATCAATGCCGTCATCGGTGAATGACGTagattttgaaatatatgaAAACGCTAACCTACTCACATCAATTGACAATGATTCAAATCTTCCGTATCGCGGTGCTATTAAGATCGCTCAGGAATATTCTACTAATAAGACAATACCTCGTGTGAAGGACAGAGAGTTTTTCTTGCATCTTCTAAGGAAGTCGCAACCGGCGGCACAGTTCAATGGAAACACATTATTAGCATATCCAAACGATCAAGACCATGATTACGATAAAAAAAGGTTGAAATCGGTTGGCCCAGTTATTACTCCCAGCACTAGTAGCGTTGAATATATCTACTTCCAGAACTACGAGATAAAGACCTGGTATAAAGCGCCATATCCAGAAGAATACAATAAGAATAAAATTTTATACATTTGCGATAAGTGTTTGAAATATATGAGTTCcaaatatgtatattatagGCACCAGCTTAAGTGTGACTGCTCGCATCCTCCTGGGAATCAGATTTATAGAGATGATGATCAAGGGTTTGCCATTTGGGAAGTTGATGGAAGGGAGAATGTTATTTACTGCCAAAATTTGTGTTTATTGGCcaaattatttttaaacTCAAAAACATTATATTATGATGTAGAACCGTTTATGTTCTACGCCATAACAGTATGGGAAAACGATGAATGGAAGTTTGTCGGTTATTTTTCCAAAGAGAAATTAAACTCCACTGGCTATAATCTCAGTTGTATTTTAACCCTTCCTCACTATCAGAGACGCGGTATTGGTCATTTGCTTATGGACTTTTCGTACCTACTATCACGAAGAGAATTCAAACTAGGAACCCCCGAGAAACCGTTGAGTGACCTTGGTCTAATATCCTATAGgttcttttggaaaaacaaaatgataCAAACTTTATACATGCTATTTGAGCAACTGGGAGAATCTTTCATATGTACTATAAATGACTTGTCAAATTTAACAGGCATGAATCATTCCGACGTTATATATGGTTTAGAGCAAATCGGATGTCTCTACAAATACAAGGATGAAACGGACAAGTGGAATTATGTTgtcaaaataaaagattGGAGTAAATTGGCGGAGCAATATCATGAAACCAAGTCGAAAATGAAGTACACCTTAAAATCATCTAAATTAGTGTGGAAACCAGTCATCTTTGGTCCTTCATGTGGCATCAATGCAGTTGGAACGATGGTGGAGACGAATGTTCTTCCTAAAAAAACGCATTCTTCAATCGATACTGCAAGTTCCAGAGATACATTTAAAGACAGTATTTCAGTGTTAACTAATTTTATGAGTGATGATATTGCTGATCCAAGAACTATGGAAGAAATAGCTTTAGATAAAATAAAGGCGCAGAAGTCGGAGATTAACTTGAATGACAAAAATTTTGTCCCAGCGTACACTCTTCCAAAACCAATACGAGACAAAGCAATTAGATCAAGCAGAATGAAAGCAGAATCTAGTGTACCAGAAAGCAAACCCGCAGCACCCACAGTTGAGGAAGAgaattttgttgaagacgttgaagaagatgatgttgaagatattgaagaagaggagaaTATTGCTGAAGATGAaagtttttcttcagcAGATGCGGAGgcggaagaagaggatgaggatgtggatgaggatgaagaagaagttgaagaggATGAAGGCTCACAATTGCCCTCCAAGCCTCTGCAGACTGAATCGTTTACCATCAGTCGGTCTTTGAGGAATAGTAGACCAAAAGCAGAACAGGGGACCGAGACTGATTTAAGCCCAAGGCCCCAAAGAGTATTAAGACATAGATAG
- the TRP2 gene encoding anthranilate synthase TRP2, protein MTETVTIQPSIEVIKECIAANDDSINMYPVYHFMPAMDLTPHVAYLKLSQLNKKDRSASFLFESAIGNQLGRFSFFGQGPRKTIKTGPTEGLSCDPLDILQQELSQYKLAENVPGLPKLSGGAIGYVSYDCVQYFEPKTKREMKDTLQLPEAALMLYDTIVAFDHVFQRFQIMYNINIKEVESLEKGYEEATEAINRIASILKDDSQPVPLPEQPPIKMDQTFTSNIGEEGYIQHVKTLKEHIKKGDIIQCVPSQRVARPTSLHPFNIYKHLRTVNPSPYMFYIDYLDFQIIGASPELLCQVDSKNEVITHPIAGTIKRGATPAEDDKLAEELRSSTKDRAEHVMLVDLARNDINRVCDPKTTSVDKLLTVQKFSHVQHLVSQVSGTLRPDQTRFHALRSIFPAGTVSGAPKVKAMELIAELEGEKRGVYAGAVGHWSYDGKSMDTCIALRTMVYKNGTAYLQAGGGIVFDSDEHDEYIETMNKMKANHQTILQAEELWAKKVGIQK, encoded by the coding sequence ATGACAGAAACAGTGACCATTCAACCATCGATTGAGGTGATCAAAGAGTGCATCGCTGCTAACGATGACTCGATTAATATGTATCCAGTATACCATTTCATGCCAGCTATGGACCTTACACCACATGTGGCATACCTCAAGTTGAGtcaattgaacaagaaggatAGATCTGCAtctttcttgtttgaaTCTGCGATCGGCAATCAATTGGGTAGGTTCTCGTTCTTTGGTCAAGGTCCTCGTAAGACTATCAAGACCGGGCCTACAGAGGGACTCAGCTGCGACCCATTAGATATCTTGCAGCAGGAATTATCCCAGTACAAGTTAGCAGAGAATGTTCCAGGTTTACCCAAGTTGTCTGGTGGTGCTATTGGATACGTTTCGTATGATTGTGTCCAGTACTTTGAGCCCAAGACCAAGAGGGAAATGAAGGATACTCTACAATTGCCCGAGGCCGCATTGATGCTGTATGATACAATTGTTGCCTTCGACCatgttttccaaagattCCAGATTATGtacaacatcaacattAAGGAAGTCGAGTCTCTTGAGAAAGGTTATGAGGAAGCAACGGAGGCCATCAACCGCATTGCTTCGATATTGAAAGACGACTCTCAACCGGTACCGCTTCCAGAACAACCACCTATCAAGATGGACCAGACCTTCACCTCGAATATCGGTGAAGAAGGCTACATCCAGCACGTGAAGACGTTAAAGGAACACATTAAGAAAGGTGATATCATCCAATGTGTTCCTTCACAAAGGGTAGCAAGACCTACGTCCCTACATCCTTTCAACATATACAAGCATTTGCGTACTGTGAATCCTTCCCCTTATATGTTCTATATCGATTACTTGGACTTCCAAATTATTGGTGCCTCGCCTGAATTACTCTGCCAAGTTGACTCCAAAAATGAAGTCATCACACACCCTATCGCAGGTACTATTAAAAGGGGTGCTACCCCAGCCGAGGATGACAAGCTCGCAGAAGAGTTGAGGTCATCCACCAAAGATAGGGCAGAGCATGTCATGTTAGTTGACTTGGCACGTAATGACATAAATAGAGTGTGTGATCCAAAAACAACCTCCGTTGACAAGTTACTCACAGTACAGAAGTTCTCACACGTCCAACATCTTGTGTCGCAAGTGAGTGGTACCCTAAGGCCAGACCAAACTAGATTCCATGCGCTAAGATCCATTTTCCCCGCCGGTACTGTTTCTGGTGCTCCAAAAGTCAAGGCTATGGAGTTAATTGCTGAACTAGAAGGTGAAAAGCGTGGTGTGTATGCAGGTGCAGTCGGTCACTGGTCCTACGATGGCAAGTCCATGGATACATGTATCGCATTGAGAACAATGGTCTACAAAAACGGAACTGCTTATCTACAAGCCGGTGGTGGTATTGTTTTCGATTCGGACGAACATGACGAATATATTGAAACAATGAATAAAATGAAGGCAAATCACCAAACTATCTTACAAGCAGAAGAACTCTGGGCCAAAAAGGTTGGTATTCAAAAATGA